One part of the Bacillota bacterium genome encodes these proteins:
- a CDS encoding glycosyltransferase: MARQNRGQNPNQGRGESQDQSGNQGQGRAQVRNQGQDQGRGRHHGRNHNGSWGPVVSVIVPTYNRKAILEKCLRALLDQTFPADRYEIVVIDDGSTDGTRDMVDYLVRQWHGRAPEASAVGGEVHEAVGPARCPLVYRYRAHTSAAAARNEGIRIARGVLLIFLDSDIVTRADFLKAHVMAHVSEALRKRKGWRSEEGPGARGMPGVLSLQGVTWTRAGHDGDDLAAILDSSKVIVHGRVIYTTNLENPTAEPRKISDISMAFFASGNVSIARRWLIEAGLFDEDFTEYGWEDLELGKRLKKLGLRVVRSEAPGGYHLKHEFRVENLPAIRRREIERGHMAVVYLRKHPTFSVRMTTMIIPPFFWLVSVLAAGGWPDRPGAARLLDRLQRGGHRTLVAVALQIMVYYWYAQGVKEALGRPSGSPDGS, translated from the coding sequence ATGGCAAGGCAGAACCGTGGTCAAAACCCAAATCAAGGCCGGGGCGAAAGCCAGGATCAGAGCGGGAACCAGGGCCAGGGCCGAGCGCAAGTTCGTAATCAGGGCCAGGACCAGGGGCGGGGCCGGCACCATGGCCGCAACCATAATGGCAGTTGGGGCCCGGTAGTGAGCGTAATAGTCCCGACTTACAACCGGAAGGCGATCCTGGAGAAATGCCTGCGTGCGCTTCTTGACCAGACGTTTCCTGCTGATCGTTACGAGATCGTCGTGATCGACGATGGTTCCACCGACGGGACGCGGGATATGGTAGACTATCTCGTCCGGCAGTGGCACGGACGGGCTCCGGAGGCCAGCGCAGTCGGCGGCGAGGTCCATGAGGCCGTCGGCCCGGCTCGCTGCCCACTCGTGTACCGCTACCGCGCCCATACCAGCGCGGCCGCGGCCAGGAACGAGGGCATTAGAATCGCCAGGGGTGTCCTGCTCATCTTCCTGGACAGTGACATCGTGACACGCGCAGACTTCCTGAAGGCCCACGTCATGGCGCACGTCAGTGAGGCCCTTCGGAAACGGAAAGGCTGGCGGTCGGAGGAGGGCCCGGGCGCGCGGGGTATGCCTGGTGTGCTGAGCCTGCAAGGTGTGACGTGGACGAGAGCCGGCCACGATGGCGATGATTTGGCCGCCATCCTGGACAGCAGCAAGGTCATAGTGCATGGGCGGGTCATCTACACGACGAACCTGGAGAACCCCACAGCCGAACCTCGCAAGATCTCGGACATCTCCATGGCATTTTTCGCCAGCGGCAATGTCTCAATCGCGCGCCGGTGGCTTATCGAGGCCGGTCTCTTCGACGAGGACTTCACCGAATACGGCTGGGAAGACCTGGAACTCGGCAAGAGGCTGAAGAAGCTCGGGCTGCGCGTTGTGCGGTCCGAGGCGCCCGGGGGCTACCATCTCAAACACGAATTTCGTGTCGAGAACCTCCCGGCCATCCGGCGCCGCGAGATCGAGCGCGGCCACATGGCCGTCGTGTACCTCAGGAAGCATCCAACCTTCAGCGTGCGCATGACCACGATGATCATCCCGCCGTTTTTCTGGCTGGTCTCGGTTCTTGCAGCCGGCGGTTGGCCTGACCGTCCGGGCGCCGCCCGCCTGCTGGATCGACTGCAGCGCGGCGGCCATCGCACTCTGGTGGCCGTCGCGCTGCAAATTATGGTCTACTACTGGTATGCCCAGGGGGTCAAGGAAGCCCTGGGCCGGCCAAGCGGGTCACCCGACGGCTCCTGA